In one Natronosalvus amylolyticus genomic region, the following are encoded:
- a CDS encoding SDR family NAD(P)-dependent oxidoreductase has product MEASTTDRGAIIIGASSGIGEALAHELAADGYEVGLAARRTERLKAVGNALPTNAYVATMDVTDTEDARTGFEELLEAMPPVDVVVLNAGFGTGNDDLEWPPERETIDVNVRGFTALATAALDHFESRGPTASDHDGHLVGISSVASHFGNPSAPAYNASKAFVSTYLEGLRHRNSTRETDVTITTVEPGFVDTEMLLADDPFWVASPETAASQIARAIRKRRVHVYVTRRWRLVAWLFELVPEPIVRRLMT; this is encoded by the coding sequence ATGGAGGCGTCTACGACGGACCGGGGTGCGATCATCATCGGGGCCTCGTCGGGAATCGGCGAGGCGCTGGCACACGAACTCGCGGCGGATGGCTACGAGGTTGGACTGGCAGCCAGACGGACCGAACGGCTAAAAGCGGTCGGTAACGCCCTGCCCACGAACGCGTACGTGGCGACGATGGACGTGACCGATACCGAAGACGCCAGAACGGGCTTCGAAGAACTGCTCGAAGCCATGCCGCCAGTCGACGTCGTCGTGCTCAACGCCGGTTTCGGAACCGGGAACGACGACCTCGAGTGGCCGCCGGAACGTGAGACTATCGACGTCAACGTTCGGGGCTTTACTGCGCTGGCAACTGCTGCCCTGGATCACTTCGAATCGCGGGGTCCGACTGCGAGCGACCACGACGGCCATCTCGTCGGTATCTCATCGGTGGCCTCGCACTTCGGCAATCCCAGTGCGCCGGCGTACAATGCTTCGAAAGCGTTCGTCTCGACGTATCTCGAGGGCTTGCGCCACCGGAACTCCACACGCGAGACCGACGTGACCATCACGACCGTCGAACCGGGGTTCGTCGACACCGAAATGCTGCTGGCCGACGACCCGTTCTGGGTTGCCTCGCCGGAAACCGCCGCCAGTCAGATCGCTCGAGCGATTCGCAAGCGGCGTGTACACGTTTACGTCACCCGACGCTGGCGTCTCGTCGCCTG